Proteins from a genomic interval of Clostridium sp. M62/1:
- a CDS encoding GatB/YqeY domain-containing protein — protein sequence MSKIDVVRKAMVEAMKAKDKARKDSLSMLLSALKNAEIDKREPLTEDEENAVVKKEIKQTRETMELAPADREDIRNEAAARLSVYEEFAPADLTPDQIREVIGEVLRELSIDEPKKSDKGAVMKVLMPRVKGKADGRVVNEVLAGMLK from the coding sequence ATGAGCAAGATTGATGTTGTGAGAAAAGCGATGGTGGAGGCCATGAAGGCCAAGGACAAGGCAAGGAAGGATTCCCTGTCCATGCTGCTTTCAGCTCTGAAGAATGCGGAGATTGACAAGAGAGAGCCGCTGACAGAGGATGAGGAGAATGCAGTGGTGAAAAAGGAGATCAAGCAGACCAGGGAAACCATGGAGCTGGCTCCGGCCGACAGGGAGGATATCAGGAACGAGGCTGCGGCAAGGCTTTCCGTCTATGAGGAGTTCGCTCCGGCCGATCTGACACCGGATCAGATCAGGGAGGTGATCGGGGAAGTGCTCAGGGAGCTTTCCATCGATGAGCCAAAGAAGTCCGATAAGGGCGCAGTCATGAAGGTTTTAATGCCGAGAGTAAAGGGAAAGGCTGACGGCAGGGTTGTGAATGAGGTGCTGGCAGGAATGCTGAAATAA
- a CDS encoding FAD-binding protein encodes MRKKTYAALAAAVLAAGALAGCSSQNTEKGKGTAAGEGTEETGETAVPSSEAQEGQAEGAGISDADIVIAGGDAAGMAAAIQAVAEGTDPSKILVLEKGGAEKSALSGESFNAADTDEQAEAGIEDSVDAFITDTMAAGGGKNSQEMVEHMAESGREALVWLRDQGVELSGVTQDEGSSVARSYQAADGGNLGEEIEAKLQEKFDSLNVNVAENTELAQVLYGADGEVTGVKVKGDKGEQEITCRALLVTDVDYIDLLEDLAVSYVTDESGANKGILVDSCANAVTADGGEIPGLYGAGAVIDAALHGDKALAGNELTGTIAFGMTAGTETAIYSQDNAPEA; translated from the coding sequence ATGAGAAAAAAGACATATGCGGCGCTTGCTGCTGCTGTCCTTGCAGCAGGAGCGCTTGCCGGATGCAGCAGCCAAAATACAGAGAAGGGAAAGGGGACAGCGGCCGGCGAAGGCACTGAGGAGACTGGGGAGACAGCCGTCCCGTCCTCTGAGGCACAGGAGGGACAGGCAGAGGGAGCCGGGATCTCGGACGCGGACATTGTGATTGCCGGAGGAGACGCAGCGGGAATGGCTGCAGCAATTCAGGCAGTTGCCGAGGGCACGGATCCGTCTAAAATTCTGGTTCTGGAAAAGGGAGGCGCAGAGAAGTCTGCACTTTCAGGAGAGAGCTTTAACGCAGCTGACACCGATGAGCAGGCGGAGGCCGGCATCGAAGATTCTGTGGATGCCTTTATCACCGATACTATGGCGGCAGGCGGCGGAAAGAACAGCCAGGAGATGGTGGAGCATATGGCGGAGAGCGGACGGGAGGCCCTTGTCTGGCTGAGAGATCAGGGAGTGGAACTGTCAGGCGTGACACAGGACGAGGGCTCCAGCGTAGCCAGAAGCTATCAGGCAGCGGACGGAGGGAATCTGGGAGAAGAGATAGAGGCGAAGCTTCAGGAGAAGTTTGATTCCCTGAACGTGAATGTGGCGGAAAACACAGAGCTTGCCCAGGTGCTTTACGGAGCAGACGGGGAAGTGACGGGAGTGAAGGTAAAGGGAGATAAAGGGGAGCAGGAGATTACCTGCCGGGCCCTTTTGGTGACAGATGTGGATTACATTGACCTGCTTGAGGATCTGGCAGTTTCCTATGTGACAGATGAGAGCGGGGCAAATAAGGGAATCCTGGTGGACAGCTGTGCCAATGCAGTAACCGCAGACGGAGGCGAAATTCCCGGACTTTACGGGGCTGGCGCTGTGATCGATGCGGCCCTCCACGGAGATAAGGCCCTGGCCGGAAACGAGCTGACAGGAACCATTGCGTTCGGCATGACGGCAGGCACGGAAACGGCCATCTACTCCCAGGACAATGCACCGGAGGCATAG
- the nrdR gene encoding transcriptional regulator NrdR, whose translation MKCPFCNAADTKVIDSRPADDNSSIRRRRQCETCGKRFTTYEKLETMPLMVIKKDNSRELYDRSKIEAGILHSCHKRPVSPQQISATIDEIENQIFNKEEREIETSAIGELVMDKLKDLDEVAYVRFASVYREFKDVGTFMEELSKLLKKE comes from the coding sequence GTGAAATGTCCATTTTGTAATGCAGCTGACACGAAGGTAATCGATTCCAGACCGGCAGACGACAACAGCTCTATCCGCCGCCGCCGTCAGTGTGAAACATGCGGAAAGAGATTTACGACTTATGAGAAGCTGGAGACCATGCCTCTCATGGTGATAAAAAAGGATAATTCCAGAGAGCTTTACGACCGCTCCAAGATAGAGGCGGGCATCCTTCATTCCTGCCATAAGCGCCCGGTATCTCCCCAGCAGATCAGCGCTACCATAGATGAGATTGAAAACCAGATTTTCAACAAGGAGGAGAGGGAGATTGAAACCTCCGCCATCGGCGAGCTGGTGATGGATAAGCTGAAGGATCTCGACGAGGTTGCCTATGTGCGCTTTGCCTCTGTTTACCGGGAGTTTAAGGATGTGGGAACCTTTATGGAGGAGCTTTCTAAGCTCCTGAAAAAAGAGTAA
- a CDS encoding YlmC/YmxH family sporulation protein — MRLCELKQKEVINICDCRRLGYVGDVDFDACTGRILALIVPGPGCLWGFLGRESEWVIPWCDIKQIGDDIILVELHEKKGKG, encoded by the coding sequence ATGCGTCTTTGCGAGCTGAAGCAGAAGGAGGTTATCAATATCTGTGACTGCCGCCGTCTGGGATATGTGGGAGATGTGGACTTTGACGCCTGCACCGGCAGGATTCTGGCTCTCATTGTGCCCGGACCCGGCTGCCTGTGGGGATTTCTGGGCCGGGAGAGCGAATGGGTGATCCCATGGTGCGATATAAAGCAGATTGGGGATGACATTATTCTGGTAGAGCTGCATGAAAAAAAGGGAAAAGGCTGA
- the pepV gene encoding dipeptidase PepV → MYREEIEKYIDSHRGEMLEDIKSLCRINSEKMPYQEGMPYGEGACQALGTALAMAEGYGFSICNYDNYVGTVDWGGEESQLDILAHLDVVPAGEGWTVTEPFEPVEKDGRLYGRGTADDKGPAVAALYALRAVKELGIPLKKRVRLILGTDEECGSSDIKHYYAVEKEAPMTFSPDGAFPVVNIEKGHLEGEFEAEFEASQELPRVKSIKAGTKINVVPGKAFAVFEGLDDDVVRAAADEVEKETGVSFEIMGKDSCLEITACGAGAHASTPQEGKNAITALLLLITKLPFAACRQIEVIKALCQLFPHGDTEGRALGVAMEDELSGALTLAFDILEVTEEKMHGMIDSRTPLCGNEENVLKPIAAKMEELGITMLTREMRPPHHVDGNSDFVKTLLSVYEEYTGRKGECVSMGGGTYVHDLKNGVAFGAALPETDNRMHGADEFAVIDELLLSAKIFAQVIAELCA, encoded by the coding sequence ATGTACAGAGAAGAGATCGAGAAGTATATTGACAGCCACAGAGGAGAGATGCTTGAGGATATCAAGTCCCTGTGCCGCATCAACAGCGAAAAAATGCCTTACCAGGAGGGAATGCCCTACGGAGAGGGAGCCTGCCAGGCGCTTGGAACAGCGCTTGCCATGGCTGAGGGATACGGTTTTTCCATCTGCAATTACGACAACTATGTGGGAACGGTCGACTGGGGAGGAGAGGAAAGCCAGCTTGATATTCTGGCTCATCTCGACGTGGTTCCGGCCGGAGAGGGCTGGACTGTGACAGAACCCTTTGAGCCGGTGGAGAAGGACGGAAGACTCTATGGCCGCGGTACAGCCGACGACAAGGGGCCGGCCGTTGCCGCCCTCTATGCGTTGCGGGCAGTAAAGGAGTTAGGCATTCCGTTAAAGAAGCGCGTCAGGCTGATTCTGGGAACAGATGAGGAGTGCGGCAGCAGCGATATAAAACATTATTACGCTGTGGAGAAGGAGGCGCCGATGACCTTCTCGCCGGACGGAGCCTTCCCTGTTGTGAATATTGAGAAGGGCCATCTGGAGGGAGAATTTGAGGCAGAGTTTGAGGCTTCACAGGAGCTCCCCCGCGTGAAATCTATCAAAGCAGGCACGAAGATCAATGTGGTCCCCGGAAAGGCATTCGCTGTCTTTGAGGGGCTCGACGATGACGTGGTGAGAGCAGCGGCAGATGAGGTGGAGAAGGAGACAGGCGTTTCCTTTGAGATCATGGGAAAGGACAGCTGTCTTGAGATCACAGCCTGCGGAGCAGGGGCCCATGCGTCCACGCCTCAGGAGGGAAAGAATGCCATCACAGCGCTGCTCCTTCTGATCACAAAGCTTCCATTTGCAGCCTGCAGGCAGATAGAGGTGATAAAGGCCCTCTGCCAGCTCTTCCCCCACGGAGACACAGAGGGACGCGCCCTCGGCGTGGCTATGGAAGATGAACTGTCCGGCGCCCTCACCCTGGCCTTTGACATTCTCGAGGTGACAGAGGAGAAGATGCACGGAATGATTGACAGCCGTACTCCTCTGTGCGGCAATGAGGAGAATGTGTTAAAGCCTATAGCTGCGAAGATGGAGGAACTCGGCATCACGATGCTCACCCGCGAGATGCGTCCGCCTCACCACGTGGATGGAAATTCTGATTTCGTTAAAACCCTTCTTTCTGTCTATGAGGAGTACACGGGAAGAAAGGGCGAGTGCGTTTCCATGGGAGGCGGAACGTACGTCCATGATCTGAAAAACGGAGTGGCCTTTGGAGCCGCCCTTCCGGAAACGGACAACCGGATGCACGGAGCTGACGAGTTTGCCGTGATCGATGAGCTTCTCCTGAGTGCAAAGATTTTTGCCCAGGTAATTGCAGAACTCTGCGCTTAG